The DNA sequence ACATGATCCCTCTCCAAGGGCTAGATCCTCTCAATTGAGTCAACAACATTGCATTTTGCCCACAAACAAGAACAGAACCTCTTACACTCACACTATAAAGCCAATACAGTCCATGGATTCCATGTCTAGCAATCGAATTGTCCTTCCCAATTAGCCCCGTCGTAAAACATGGAGCCTCTCCTACCTCCGCGTTGATCCTCACCTACAAACACCAAACTCATAACATCAAAACACAAACACTAGCTAAACCTCATATCAAGTCCAAGAATGATCACCTGCAGCTCAGCATCGTTGGCCGAGGCCAGTGCAATCCGCAGGGTGTAGTTTGCTGATGTGTCGACGTCTGTGAGGTTGAATAGAACCCTCCATGTTGTTGGGACATAGGTTTTGTTTCCTATGTTtctgtaaaaaaatatttcacttgTATCAAAGTTTAAAGATGTACTAATTAGGTATATGTTAAAAAACACCTACCTATTCACATGAGCAAAGTACCAATCTGTCTGATAAACGCTTGTTTCGACTGAATATACCAAATCCCCATCCGGATACAGATCCGTGTAACGATCCCACAAGCCATACTGCCTGAATCTGTGGAATTTCAAGCAAAGTTTATTGCTGCATTGCTCGTGATCATGTGAAAAAAACCACGGTGTTTACTAACCTGTCGGGGTGGACATTGTAGAGCTGGTTCATGAGAGCCGGGTTTGGATCAGGCACGTAGAACTCAGCAGCAGAACGGTCAGGGACCCCGATTTCCCACACTGTAGGCCCATCCCTCGGAGGATCATACACAAGATTTTTCAGCCTAATCTTGCTTCCTTCAATGAAAAACACATCATGTTTTATGTTAAGGAAAAAACACTAGGCTTATGACGTAGTGAAGAGACAGACTGTCCTAACCAGTTTCGATGTTGATCGGAACGTTGTATTTGTAGTCTCCAATGATCCCGGGCACCCAAGCATAGAGGCTATAGTTCCCAGCTCTGATGTTATTGATTTTGAAGTATCCTAAAGCATCACATTGGCTCCAGAACTGATAGCCCTGTATACATCCAACCAAAAGGAACCATTTTAGGTTTTGTGAAATCTTGTAAACAAGTTGGATTGtggaagatttgaagatatttaCCTTGTTTTCTCTCTGCCATGATCCCAGATCCCCGGGGGAAGCAAGTCCAATGTATGCATTGCTAGCGGTCATAAGGCGTTTGTAGATAAAACTGAAGCAAACCAGGCATAATCGGGGACGGACGCAGAAAAAAACATGGAATTAaactttccaaattttgaatttgtgattcaagaaataaatttttttatttactaccTGTCGCGGACAAGTAACCGGCCGCTTACTCTGCCTCTCTGCTTGGCACGAGGGAAGTCGTCCGATGCCAGGAAATCATACGGCCAATGTTGCGTTTCTACGAGCATCTAACAAAGTATCTATGTAAGAAACATGCTAAAGtcttgaaaaagaaaactgTTTTGCAGTTACCTGTTGCTTGGCATCAGGCCACAATGAGAGCGGATCTTGGCCGGGTTGGACCGAGTTCAAGTAGACGAACACGGGTCCGAACACCTTCTTCCACGGCTCGCCACCCCGGAACTCCAGCTCCAGCGGCAGGCCGGCATAGTGAGCGCTGAAGAACATCTGCATACATCATGCATTTTTCAAGCATTGTTTGCAAAACAGaatattatgttttgttttaaacGGGCCCACTTACAGACAGGGCGATTGGGCCGGCGTGCGAGGTGAGGTCCTGCTTCATGGGCCCGGCCGTCTTGAACTCGTTGCTCGGGGTGATGATCCAGAACCCTGTTGGAAGGTCCGTGGCTATCCAGCCGTGGACCAGACTGTCCTTGTTGTCGCTTGAGTATTGGTACTTGTCGTCCACCTGTACATGCCGCGTGTATAAAAAATTACGACTTCAAACTAGTAACCTcacattattttcaaaaaggaGGTTAGGAGTTGAGTCACTCAACAAAAATTAGTACCTCTCCTGCGAGGAAAGCGTtgcttggattcgttaatAGAACTGCTTCCGGGTAGTCTAGAACCTGGCTTCTGTTCCGGTCTTCGCTTGTTGGCATAATCCTCTGCCTGTCGTCCGATATTGCCATGTATTGAAAGctaaataacaaaacataatGCTTCAATCACCAAACCTTAGCTAAAATTAGTACAAAGAGAGATGACAAAGCTTTACATCTTTTCTTGTAGCTTAAACACTATCCTCCCCTGAGACAAGTGAAGATCCGGCCAGCCTTCGAGGCGCTCAAATATTGCATACGAGTAGAATCCAGGGCACCCGCGCAGCATTATGAACCTTCCCGTTAAGACATAAAACTCACGTTAGACTCTCTGACAAGTCAAGATCATGTTAGACGAGTCGAATATACCTTTTGTCAATGTTGAGGGGAGGAACCCCTGTCTGCGAAGAATCCCAAGTGCGAACGAACGAGAGCTCCACTTGTTCTTCGTCTTCGTGTACAACAAAAAGATTAGTCCCATCAAGCCTGCACCATTTCAATGAAAACAAATActatagattaatttaatttgctttACCAATTGGAATTGAGAAAAGGATGGAGCATTACTAACTTGTCAAAAATTTCTTTAGGGTGGTCAGGTGAGCTCCAAACAAGATCCCAATacctataaatttaatttcattttttcataagGCATGGCATCTGAATATTCATTACATGATACTCCATTTAAACtagaaataattttctataGACATCAAACCTTAACATTGCACAAAGTAGAAAATGGTGTGTATGTACCCTCTGTTGTTTTCATTGTACTCTTGTTTGAGTAGATTTTCAATTCCATTGTATGTTATTCTAGTGATCATGCCCTCTGGGGTTGACAGAGTCACATTGAGGATGCCATTGTCCAACACTACCtgcatataataaatttaatttattttttatgaaaatgtaGAACATGTTTATTAGGTGTATAGAATTGTAAAGAATTCAAGAAACATAGTGCTTACGTGGTCGTCGAAATCATGCAACTTTACTGGAGGGTAATATGTATCGCCATCGGTCTCAATTTTGTGAACCTTTCTgcacttaaataaaaattagtaaaaaattttcaaaaaaattaacaagaCCTAATTGCATATAATATAAGGTGTAGAGAAAATTTCTTATGTGATGCTGATAAATTATTGCAAAGTGCGTAGgaatgaagaaaagaaacattCCTAGTTCTAAAGATGagcaataataaataattaaataaatcatataGTAGTATCTAGATAGAAGGGATGCAAAGAAAGTGAATAGTGTGTGATGGAATCAACTTTTTTGTTGGGAATGGGAGGTGATCACGGGAGTGTACCAAACTAACTTTCTCTGCCACATAATCATGCTACTCTGCATGTGATGTATACTACAATACAtatctagagagagaatgggTGATCAAAaaacatatagtagtagtacatacatatggagagagagagggtgaGACCAAATAGCTTTTCAAGGCAAAACACAGGAATTCATGTCCTCCAAAACCAAATTCGGTTTGTTGGGTTTAATTCTATTgtttgtaataataatatataaatataatcctACTTCTTGAGCCATGTACTATTTATActttactactaatatatgtCCACTAGACATATTAATAAGTTTACAAATTCACTTTCCGAGGCATGCATTCAAATATGTgaaaacaaattcaataaaaaggGAATTGAGAAAAGAGTGAAGAACAGAGAAGAGATTAAATAgtcaaattaaacataaacaGACTATCTTTACCTCATACATGCATGTATATAATCACCATGCACATAGCATAACTAtttgaaggaaaaaataattaaaagatgaaaaattgGAGACTTAACTGCCATCTTGATGCAGAACATTGTGTAAGCAAGAatatttgaagaagaagaagaggcaAGCAActcaaattccaactacattGTATCTTCCTCcccatttttctctctctccctctctctctctctctagttGTGGAAGAGAAATAGGAAgtgagataaaataaatttctggTGTTTTGTGGTGTGGAGAGAAGTGTGTGGGGAATATGAGAATGTGTGAGGCAACAGTTACTGCATCATATATAGTGCGGCTGCGGCATAGCATAGACCATAGAGGCTTATTATTCAAGGACAATTCGCAAAACAAACATTTGATAATGACTTTTGGCGTTTCTTTTTACccaattcttttcttttcttggatttttcttttttcaatgtTCTACCTCCTATCCCAACAATCGACTTTTTCATTGTCTTGATCCGCTAATTCATCTACTTACATATTTGCTTTTTCGCATTGAAATACGGTAGAGCCCtggtctttttttttcctttaattttgttccttgtaaattttactattcaaaaattaataatgtcatcactttttaaatttattgcaACTTAAATTAACATcccatattttcttttctttttgttcatTGCAAGTTGACAAGTATTAAGTCTGAATgtaaaaatttttattagaacATAAGTAAAGTTTGTGtatgaattgaaaaataacgttattaattactttataagcaacaattattttatttcgaGAAAGTTAACGTTGATGGTCAGTGGACACTACACTACCTAGCAAATGAAAGTATTCTTAGTATACTGTAAGAAGTTGTGTGCAGAGATAGAAGCTATATTTGGACCAAAATGATGGGTGGTATAATTAGTTGAATAATCCAAGCTATTAGCTCCATAAATACGGTTGAGacatttattttagtatttgcTGGAATCCAGACTCAGTGAAATCTAGCTAATCACCTACTTTGATTCCTTCACACTTATATTATGGTAGTACTCCAATTATATATCACTTATTCTGGTAAATAGTATTATGGTTATACTTGTATTTTTCTGTAAAATAACTACATCCGTTCAtataaatagttttaattgtAGACTATAcccattttaatataatattagttGTGTAGtagtagagatagagagaaaaagtaattcaTAGTATATTATATCTGAAAAATAAGACTCAATTATGTAAAAACATAGAAATATGGGATATGCGGGATGAcatgttgtttttatttattatctaTACATTAACGAATTTGTCCTTTATCATTCTTGATGAGTTTGACTTTAAAAACAACTACTAACAAATTTGTTCTTTTGTATTCTTGATGAGTTTGACTTTAAAAACAACCAACAAATGTGTTCTTTTGTATTCTCGGTGAACTTGActtctaaattatttatagaatgAGCAAACATCACTTTGTAAACCGTTGCATCACTATTCACCACTTAATGCGTTGAGTGTAGCGACTAGCATGATCAATTATTTCTAAAGGTTTGTTGAGTTCGTTGTCCAAAATTTGACTATTATTATGCATATTTACATCCATCCCACGccaaaaatttatgtatagaGTGATTCGTTTTCAGTAGTAAGTACTGAAAATAACCCAAAATAGGGACTTTAGAGACAATATATAATTAGCGCACAACAAAACTAAGTAGTATTTtagaataaatgaatataaaaaaattatttaactaaaaaataaagtattaccataatactagtataaactTTTTGTACCACAAAGTATTTTAAAGATTTATTTAAGCATGATATAAAACAACATGaatcaatatttattcaatagaGTACTGAATTATATTGTTTGACATAATCCGAATTTACTCATCATTCCATACATATTTCTTTAGGGAATTAGGGTAATGGTCTTCCATTTTTAAACCTTAAGCTATTCAAGTGGAgaatcaatttgaatttaatatctTATCAACAGCAcgaaaattattaaataattttcttgtTAATGCTCTCAAAAATTGGGTGAGCATTGCATTAAATGGAATGGAAaaagatgtcaaaaaataTGGCATATATAGCTATATAAGACTTTCGGTAAAAGTTATTATCATATTCTGTCAtctttatataaatagaataaaaaacaacAGAAAAAAATAGCTTTTTTCGTAAGAGGAATGGTATGCTGTAAATCTGTAATCTATTACTCCTAATTATTTACAGAACAAAAGTACCGTTCAtattaatatggagtattacattaattggaatttataataaagtagtatttcattcttttaattattttataaaacaccccatttgattttattatttatatttcttttagaaatatttttaaattctaataaTTGGCAGAATTTGTGAAAAGATAATAGTAGATAATATAATTGGTTGcaagtagagagagaatgcATACAAATTAATCACAAACTTCCTAAATATGgcacataataaaaaaaactatactaCTAAATCCGGTATCATATCGTTCGATAGCATAATAAACGTATTCATGTTACGTATcactaattcaatttttttccaactTTAGAGTAACAGCTATCAACTGagtttaaatttgaaatatggTAAAATCTTTAAACTGTGCAAGTTATGCTTCAACACGAAATTGGCAACGTTGAAGTTTTAATAAGATACGgagaatgaaaaatatgttactaatacaaaaacaaaaataaatttatataagtaAAGCTagctaaataataaaatgtgacgATGCACCCATTAGCATTAGATTGACTAGAAAGGGGTGTGGCAACTTAGGCACTTAAATTGTAAGAATTTTAATAACAATTTTGTCTgtttatatcataaaataacTATGGTATAAAAGTAGGTATTGCTTTGCTTATACTCAAAGGGCGGTTTATCTTCTTCCagctttctttttttcccctcaatattttaataatctaTGCCACCGCCATTAGCAATATGCGcatgtatatttaaatttctgcTTTGAAATGTTTACCTACTTATATTCAAAATCTTAAGTCAAATTTACTGtaattgtaaaatatatattcattaccttttgatttcaaattcaatttttacttatttatgcCCAAAATCTGAAGTCAAATTATGTTGAAGTTTAAAGGTTGTTGACACCTGttcaaaaatgtaaaaagagaTGGATTATCTTTTCcacttattcaattttaaaaaaaggaaaaagataaatgagtCCAGTACTGATCAATTTTGGCTCCCaataaaggtaaaaaaaatattactcctagtaACCAAAACATAGTTTTGCTCTTtcgaaaattatttgatattggaACATAGAGAAATGATGTCTATGTATCGTGAGTTCTTTATTTGAGTACAATTCTCGTTCGATCGTAtgtttagtattatttattttattttatatatttagtttaattttaatacgtAAACAAaatcttattaatttcataaaaatcaaagttcGGTTTACTCGTTTTCTCTATGacttcaaataaatga is a window from the Salvia hispanica cultivar TCC Black 2014 chromosome 1, UniMelb_Shisp_WGS_1.0, whole genome shotgun sequence genome containing:
- the LOC125200681 gene encoding probable rhamnogalacturonate lyase B; this translates as MGRKIQCSWNLSCLPLLLLQIFLLTQCSASRWQKVHKIETDGDTYYPPVKLHDFDDHVVLDNGILNVTLSTPEGMITRITYNGIENLLKQEYNENNRGYWDLVWSSPDHPKEIFDKLDGTNLFVVHEDEEQVELSFVRTWDSSQTGVPPLNIDKRFIMLRGCPGFYSYAIFERLEGWPDLHLSQGRIVFKLQEKIFQYMAISDDRQRIMPTSEDRNRSQVLDYPEAVLLTNPSNAFLAGEVDDKYQYSSDNKDSLVHGWIATDLPTGFWIITPSNEFKTAGPMKQDLTSHAGPIALSMFFSAHYAGLPLELEFRGGEPWKKVFGPVFVYLNSVQPGQDPLSLWPDAKQQMLVETQHWPYDFLASDDFPRAKQRGRVSGRLLVRDSFIYKRLMTASNAYIGLASPGDLGSWQRENKGYQFWSQCDALGYFKINNIRAGNYSLYAWVPGIIGDYKYNVPINIETGSKIRLKNLVYDPPRDGPTVWEIGVPDRSAAEFYVPDPNPALMNQLYNVHPDRFRQYGLWDRYTDLYPDGDLVYSVETSVYQTDWYFAHVNRNIGNKTYVPTTWRVLFNLTDVDTSANYTLRIALASANDAELQVRINAEVGEAPCFTTGLIGKDNSIARHGIHGLYWLYSVSVRGSVLVCGQNAMLLTQLRGSSPWRGIMYDYIRLEGPFSNIQT